The Anaerobacillus sp. CMMVII region CTTAATTAATATATCAAGCTTCTCATTTGGATAGGCTAATCGCATAGGAGTACCATCATCACGAGTAAAAACCATGTTATTATCATCAAAAGCACACTTAGTAGCTAAAATCGTTTCTAACTGGCTTGTACGCAACTTTTTGAGTAGAGTTAGTGATTTATCATCTATGCTAATTAAACGCTTGGAAACCTTTGTTTTTGATGTTTGAGTGATAAAGTTACCGTCAATATGGGTAAGCGTTTTAGAAAAACGAATAGTAGCATTTTTAAAATCAATATCATTCCATGTAAGAGCTAATAATTCTCCTTTTCGAGCTCCAGTATAAATCAATAAGTGAAAAAGTGCGTAGTCACGTAACAAGAGCTCTAGTTTACAAATTTTTAAAAACTGTTTTATTTCATCTTTTCTCCAATAGGTACGAGCAGTATCTTCATTATCATCACTAAGCATTTCTTTAGCGCTTCTTGGTATGCTAACATATGCTAATGGATTTTTAGTTATGAGCTCCATTTTAAGAGCATATTTAAAAACCTGATTTGCTTGAATTTTAATATCGTTAACTGATTTAATTTGTTGTGCTATTTCATTAATCATTTTTTGACAATATAAATTTGTAATTTCCTTTATTTTTAGTTTGCCAAAACGTGGTAGTATATGCTTTTTAAATTTGGACTGTAAAGCTTTTTTTGTACTTGGTTTTATTGTTTGACAATGATTTGTAAACCACTGCTTAAAAACTTCCTCAAAGGTAAGATTATTATTGTTTATTAACATTCCACTTTCTAATTCTTGTTTAAGCTTCGTTGCTACTGCTTGTGCTTCCTTTTTTGTTTTAAATCCACGACGTGTTGTTGTTTGTCTTTTTCCAGTTGTAGCGTCTATACCAGTATCCATTTTAAATAGCCATAATTGACCTTGTTTGGTTGTATATTTTTGATAAGATGCCATTATTTCACCTCGTTTCTTCGGAAATTTCTATTTGAATAAATATCAACTAATTCATTAAGATATTTATCCAATAGTTGTTTTTCTTTTAGATACTGCTTCATAAATTCATAAGGGTCTTCAATAATAAAAAAATCCTCTTCAGTTTTACTCCATTCTAAACCCTTCTTAAGTCGATAGATGAAGTTAACTACTTCATAGATATTTGATAATTCCTTGAGGTCTTCACAACCTGAGCTTAAATCCTTATTTACTATTAAATAAAATTGGTCGAAAATGTCTACTACTACTTTTCTTACTTCAGGTGATTTTTGACAGAGTAGTTCCTGAAGGGTTTCAAAGTCGTTATTAAAAACGTATTCATCAACGTTTTTACGTCTCTTCTACCAACTAGATAATCAATACTTACATCGAAATAGTTTGCAATCGCTTCAAAGGTTTCAAAGTTTGGTTGTCTGTCCTCTCGCTCGTAATTACCTAAAGCAGTAAATGAAATACCTAATTCTTTAGAAAGTTGCTTTAAAGTCAACTTCTTTTCTTTTCTTAAGTTTCTAATACGTGTTCCGTACATGTGTTTCCCCCTTACTGAGTATTTACTACTCAATATTACACAGTTTGTGAAACTAAGTCAACTTGTTTTCCAATTTATGTAATGATAAGATAGTAATTACACGAATTAGATAATAAATTACACGTTTTGGTGTTTTGTAGGAGTGATTAAATGGAATGTAGTAAAAAAATTAAACTTGAGCAAAGTTACAAGATTGACGGGAAAAAAATAAAGTTAGCTAGGGTAGAGATGGATTGGTCAATTTCAAAATTAGCTGACGAGTCTGGGGTGACAAGAAAAACCATAGGTGAAATTGAAAGAGGAAGTAAGGTCAAAGTTCGCTTTTCGACTATTGAACAAATTGCTGCAACTCTGGGTAAGGACGTTAATGACTTTAGAAAAACATTAATTAAGCAGAAGTAAGGGTGAGAGGGTGAGAAAATGAATTTTAGCTTTGAGTTACCAAAAGACACTATAGTAACAAATAGAACTGAACTAAAAGAGACTATTAAAGAATTGGTAATGGAAATGCAGGGGGAAATATCACAAGAAGAAATAATGACTGTGCGTGAGGTTGCTGGGTATTTAAAAGTAAGTGTACCTACAATTCGTTCAATGGTTGCTAAAAAAGAAATACCATTTTATCAAAGGGGGCAAGTTATACGATTTAATAAATCAGACATAAGGGAATGGTTGCGAAGAAATTCAGAATTAGAAAGTAGAGGATAGAATGATAATTATAAAAAAAGTGGTCGCTCACTTCATATTGCGACCACAAAGACTTAACTTTCCTACAATTAATATAGCACAATATTTAAAAATTAAAATCAAGGTAATAGAAAATGAAAGGGTGGATTAAACTTCATAGAAAATTACACGCTCATTGGCTTTATAAAGAAAGTAGAAAATTTTCCAAATTTGAAGCTTGGCTAGATTTACTTATTATGGCAAATCATAAAGAACATACATTTGTATTAGGTAATGAACTAATACAAGTAAAGAGGGGCGAGGTAATAACATCTGAAGTGAAATTAATGGATAAATGGAAATGGTCAAAATCAAAGGTTCGTTCATTTTTAAAGTTACTAGAAAAAGATGGTATGGTTATAAAAAAATCAGACACCAAAAAGACCAGTATAACTATTTGTAACTATTGTTATTATCAGGACATAGAAACCATTAAAAATACCACAGTTAAACCAGAATTAGACTTTAATGAAACTGAAAAAAGTCTAAGTTCCGACACAATCAAGAATGATAATAATGAAATGAATGAAGATAATGAAAAAAATGATGAAGAAATACCGTATATAGAAATAATTGATTACTTAAACCAAGCTGCTGATAAGAATTATAAACATAATATATTGGAAACCAGAGAACTTATAAAGCAAAGGTGGATTGAAGGAAATACATTAGCTGATTTTAAAAAAGTAATCGACTCAATGGTTATAGATTGGAAACATGATATAAAAATGAAGTCTTATCTAAGACCTAAAACGCTGTTTAGTGAGAAATTTGAAGAGTATTTAAATCGATATAGTAATGAAGATTTAAAGAGCAAATTACAATATCGTAAGAAATTTAATTGGTAAAGCAAGTCTTTTAGTTGTGAAGAGAGGTGTAAAACCTTGAAATATATAGAAATTAAGTTAACCAAATGTGTAGTCTTTTTAACAGTAGAGGAGATAAATCAGCTACTACAACGAGACCCAGATTTATTTGTAAAAGGATTAAGAAGAGGCAAGGACATATTAAGATACCGTAAGCAAAAATAAGAGAAAGTAAAAAGGAGTTTAAAATGACAAAACATGAGTGAAAAGTAAACAAATTGTATTAAAAATGAGGCGTAAGCCCTTGAAGTAACAATGTTATTAAGGGGTGAAGAAAGTTTTGAGTATGCCTAAAGGTAATATACGTTTAAAACGACCACAAGATGTAAGGCGCTTATTAGCAAGAGTAATAAATGAGTTAATACAAAGTGAACCACCAAGCATTGAACGTGCTAGAGTGATTGCAACCCTATCCAATAGCATAATTAAAGCTATGGAAGTTGGGGAATTGGATGAAAGATTAACTCAAATCGAACAGCAGTTAGGGTTATAAAATGAAACTTATCTTGAATAGAATTAAGAAAGTAGAACAACTCTTGTTATTAAATAATGAATATCAGGTTGTAGATATAGAGGAGAATTTAACTACTGAGTGGTTAGTGAAAAATAATGAGGAATTTAGAGAGTGTCTTCGTAGCATTTACCGACTCCAAAATAATGCAGGGTCTCCTATCGAACAATTTAAAAATTGGAAAGCTCCATTTAAGGAGAAAGCCTTTCAATTGATAAATCGAATGAATGAATTGATGGAAATAGGTTGCATTGAGAGGAATAGGTCGAATTTGTTGTAGTTAAACGCTTTTAGTTATATAAGAGATAAATAATTATTTTCTTCAAAAAAATAAGCCCTATTTTGGGGCTTATTTTTGATAATTATATAAAAACTAAGTCTTTACTATTTATATAGTCGTTAATTAATAAATGATAACTATCAATTATTAGGATATTATCATCGTTTTGATTAGGTTCGAGTTGAAGTGGAAGTGTATCGTTAGTTGTTGTTCTAATTAATACCAACAAACTACAGCCTTTCTTTTTACTTGCTTGTAATAGTTTTATTTTTGCTTCTTCAAGTGTTTCGTTTTGTTGTTGAATTTTAACAGCCACTGGTTTATCTAAGTAACTTTTCTTCAGGAAGCCATCGATACCACTGTTTCGCTGTACAGGATATGCATCAATACTTTTTAAAATTGCAAGTTCTTCATCGGTTTTATTAATATATTGTTTTTTCGCCTTTTTCTAAAAGGTTAGAGGTTGTTTTTATTGGAGAATTAATTCTTTCCTGAGTAAGTTCAATCGCATCTTCAGAAATATCTATACCGATGAATTTTCTATTTAATAATTTAGCAGCTACTAAAGTAGTCCCACTGCCACAGAAAGGGTCTAAAACAGTATCACCAACATCTGTTGTTATTTTTATTATTTGTTCAAGTAAAAGGATAGGCTTTTGTGTTGGATAACCCGTTCTTTCTTTGCTTTAGGATTTAAATAAGGTATGTTCCAAACATCGGATAAAGGTACACCTTTCTTTTCTTTACCTAAAATAACATTGCCATCTTCATCTTTTTTGTATATAGATTTACCATTTTCATCTTTTATACGGTCTTGTAAGATTTGGTCAATGTTAGTAGACGGTGCATAATCAGTATAAATTGTATTGAACTTGAATTTATCTGTTTTGCTATAAAAGTAAATTGTCTGGTGGGAATTAAGCAGCCCTTTTTTTGAGTTAGACCATCTTTTGTAAGACCAAATTATCTCGCTTTGAAAGTTATCCATTCCAAATACTTCGTCTAATACAGTCCTTAAATAGTGTGATGCAGATTTATCACAATGTAAAAAAATACTCCCTGTTTCCTTAAGTACCCGTTGACATGCTACTAAACGCTCTTTTATAAAAGCTTTATAGTGCTCAATAGAGTCCCAGCTATCATGAAAACTGTACTCCTTAGAATTATCTCTTGTCTTTAATTTTTGGGTTTTTTGAGTAAAGAATGGTGGGTCTAAATAAATTAAATCGACAGAGTTTGACTCAACTTCAATTAACTTTTCAAGACAATCCCCCAACAATAAAGTCATAAATAGTCTCCTTTCTATTGAGAGAAAATAATTTATGACCATTATATCATAATGCTTGTCTTTTTGAGGCTTGTCCTAATTTTCTACAAAATAAAAAAAATGGATAAATATAGCACATTTTAAAGGGTATTGTAAAAAAATGTTGAATGTTAGTTAGGTATTCTATTTATAAGGAGGAGTTAATTTTTTTATGATGACTAAAGAAGAAAAACTAATTGAAATTTCAAAAATTGTGACAGAACACAGAAGTAAATTACAAGGTGCAATTGAAAATCGTATGGTTGAAATGGTTGCTGATAGCAATGAGCATTATCTAGTATATGGTGCTTTAGGTATGCCTGAGAATGAGCATGCACTAATTGACAAATATCAAAATGTAGGAAGGTTCGTTTATAAGTATGCAGGTTCATTGTTAGAGAGAATGGCACAGATTGCGTTAGGTGGGGAAGCAATATACATAACGAACACTATTAGTAGTCAGCCTAAGCAGTTTGAAATTGATTGTTACACAGAGTGGGACAATAAGGCTCATGAAATAAAGTGGCGAGATGCAACAACTGATGGTGACCATAAAAACAAAGAAAACAATAAAGTAAAGTGTATTGTTAGCGAGGGGCTAATCCCTGTAAGGGTAATGTTTTTTATGCCGGAAAGAACTCAAGCAAGAAAGATACAGGAAAGAATTATTTCTATCTTTAAGGAACAGGGAGAGGCTTATATCGGAGAAGAGGCTTTTGAATATATAAAAGATTACTCTGGGATTGACATAAAAGAAATTCTAAACGAAGAAATGAAAAGCTTGCGATTATAAAGAAGGTAGTGAACACTATCTTGAATGTAATTGCAACTTAAATTAAAAAAGGTAAGATTACATAAGATTATGTAGGTAGGTATAGGAAAGGTTTGACCACATTTTGACCACCAAACATATATAACGATATTTTACCTAGTTTTCATAAAATGAGGAAAAGCCCGTTAAATCGGGCTTTTTAATAATCATTTTTTTTCTAGTTTCTTCATATTTAAATGTTAAATAAAAGAACGTAAAAAATACGGTCTTAAAGCAGCACGTCGTGCACCTCAGTTCTCAAAACGTTAATCTATACGTTTCAAGGCTCTCAAGGCTATATGCTTTGGGGGTCTTTTTTGTTGGGGAAAAGGGAGTAAACAAATTAGAATTGACCTTCTACAGGTAATAAAAATAGTTCCAAAACAAAGTCGTTTTAGAACTATTTATAGGTTCGTTATCTTTCTTCTTCCGTGATTTCTTGTACATCGGCATTTCCTTCTACTTCATAGTGGGCAGTCTCTTTTTTTAATCTAGCTTTCACCTGTTCAATTTCCTCTATTTGGCGCTTTGTAATCGAGACATCATTCACTTGAACTGGGTGCTTATTTATCTCAATTTCTTCTTCTTTAAGAGGAATGCGAATTTCCTCATCCATACCAGCCTCAATCACCATTTCTTCACGTCGAATTGGGACAGTAAACGTTCTTTGTTCTTCGACAACTTCTTTATGAATTTTTACTTCACCAGTTTGGACTCGTTTCTTCCTTATATCTAACTGCTCTTCGCGTAGTTGTATGGTTTCTTTGTTGGTAATATGGTCCATTCTTTTTGCATTCAAAGAATAAATAATTCCACCGACGAATGCTCCGAGGATAAGGCCTAGTAATATTGTAAAATTAAATACCCAACTTAAAAAAACTCCGATAACTGCACCAATCAATAGTAATTTTCCCATACGCCCTCCCGATTTACGTTTTATATTACTTTTCCCAATCTTGCTTAAGTGTATGAAAAACCCTACTTAACTAAAGTTAAGTAGGGAAAAAGTGCTGTTAGTCCTCGCTAATTACATCCGCGGTACCTTGAGTTTCAACGTCGGCAACCTCTTTATGCAGGACATCACGTACCTGTTGAGTTTCCTCGACAGAACGCTTGTGAGCGGAAATTTCACCTGTGACAACAGTGTGCTTACCAACTTCAACTGTTTCCGCAGTAACAGGAATGTGAACCGTTTCTTCATCTGTAATCGGTTCCGTTGTTGGTTGACGGTCAACGGCTCTTCTTTCAATAACCACTTGGTCGTGAGAAACAGGAACATTAACTACCTGTTCTTCTTCAATGATATCTTTATGAAGTACGACATCACCAGTTTCGACACGGTTTTTATGGATATCTAGCTCTTCTTCACGAAGGTCAAGATGTGCCTCATCAGTTGCAAATTCTGTATCAGCAACTCGATCTACTTCACGTACCTTTTTTCGATTTTCTTCATTTTCGTCAAATAAGTCAAAAAAGCCCATATGAAAACCTCCTAAGGAAATGTAGTTGATCGTCGTACAAAAATTATTATTACCTGTGTTCCTAAATCTATTCTTGGTACATGATTACAGCTAAATTTGGTTGTGCTAATGAATTGTAGTAAAATAAAACATTATTGATATGATGGAGGATTATTTTATATGGAAGCTGATCAAAATAACAAAGCTTGGAATAATGGAGTTTATCAAGCATGGATAAATCGGTTTGGAACTGCAGAAGAAGCTGCGAAAAAAATAATGGAAGATCCACGAAAAAGAGTGGGTTCAGTTCTTACATACATGGGTGAGAAAGTTCAAGGTAAGAAGATTATTAATTTATTAGGCTCGAATGGAAATAAGGCAGTTGCGTTATCCTTACTTGGAGCAAATGTAACAGTCGTCGATTTTTCAAATGAAAATGAAGTGTACGCTAAAGAGCTAGCCCAACATTCGGGTGTGCAACTTCGCTATATTGTTTCAGATGTTCTCAAGATGCCGGAAGAAGAACTAACAGGAGATTATGATATCGTTTTTATGGAATTTGGCATCCTTCATTACTTTATTGATTTACATCCTTTGTTTCAGTTAGTGTCGAAATTACTTAAAGAAAATGGGCGACTCGTTCTTCAAGATTTTCATCCTGTGTCGACAAAACTTATTTCTTCTCGTGGGACTACCGCGAAAATTAGAAAACATAAAGTAACTGGAAATTACTTTGATACATCGCTAGAAGAAAAAGAAGTATCACATTCAAAATATTTAGATCCGAATGATAAAAATCCAATAATGCACAAAGTGTTCTTACGAAATTGGACATTAGGTGAAATAGTAACATCGATTGCTGATGAGGGATTATTTATAAAAACGTTAGAAGAACTACCTAACCAATCCTCAGAAGTTTTTGATCAAGGGATTCCAAAAACCTATACCGTCGTTGCCGAGAAAAGACATTAATGTATAATGTCTTTTTTTCCCTATAGAGTAGTAATTTCCATAGCATTAACAACTCTCCATTGAATGAAACTAACGTAAAAAAGGAGGGGACTACATTGAATGTCATTACTACCTTTGAAGATCGTAGGCGAAAAAAACAATGGAATTTTGAACGACAAGTATTACGAAAACTTTCCTTATCTACAATAAGAGGCTACATTCATAATCATTTCCCTTCAGTTTTTGAACATCAAAAAACTGGTGGTAGCTTTGTCGAGGATATTTGTGTAGATTTTGCTATAGATTCCTATTTATTAGGTGCTGAATTTAGTCGCTTTGGCTATTTTGGTGAATCTGAGGTTTCTGTACGTAGGCGTTGCCAGGAGGAATATGTCGAGCATGTCAACCTTCTATATCACAAGCTGTCAGGTTTGCTTTTTCAAAACGACCAAGATGATAATTTTTATATGTTATGTGAAGCTTTTGTTCTTCATTGGTGGGATCAGGGCTTTCATGAAGGGGAAAAAAGATATCGAATGAAATTACACTAATTTAAGTTCATATTTTCCTTCTTGTCCCAATATACTGTATTGAGATGTAAGGAGGGGAATAGATGAGCAAGTGGTTGAAGGGTGGAGCTTTTGCAGCTGGATTTTTACTTTTATTATTCTATATTCAATTTCAATTTGTGAGTACAGACTCTGGATCATTATGGTCACTCCCGTTGTCAGGGAAAATAATTGTGATCGACGCAGGTCATGGTGGAATGGATGGAGGAGCCAGTTCTAAGCAGGGCCTTCTTGAAAAAGAGGTTTCTTTAGAAATTAGTTTAATACTTCGAGATTATTTACAAGAAGCAGGAGCTCTCGTTGTGATGTCTCGTGTGGAAGATACCGACTTAGCTGACCCTTCTACGAAAGGTGTTAGAAATCGCAAGGTTCAGGATCTAAAACGCAGAGTGCAACTTGTAAATGAAACCGGTGCGGATTTATTTTTATCTTTACACCTTAATGCAATTCCATCGCCACGTTGGTCAGGGGCACAAACTTTTTATAATCGGGCGATCGAAGAAAATGAAAAAGTTGCTAAATTCATTCAGGAAGAAATTAGAACGAATTTAGAGAATACGGATAGATTGGCTAAACCTATTAACAATGTCTATTTATTAAAGCATGCTCAAATTCCTGGTGCCCTTGTTGAAGTAGGATTTTTATCAAATCCAACTGAAGCTGAAATGCTTGATACTAAGGCTTATCAGCAAAAGGTAGCAGTTTCAATTTATCAAGGGATTATGAGGTATTTTACTAATGAGCCAGTTCCTACTTCGTAAGAGAGGACTGGCGTTTTTTAATCGTCACAATAAATTCACTATTTAAGCGTAAAATTCAATCATCTTATGATTTTGTGTTATACTAAAAATGAAATCGAATACATAAAGGCGGTGTTTTGCTTTGCTTACACAAGAACAAATATTAGATGCTTTAAAAACTGTAAAAGAACCATTTATAAATAAAAGCATTGTTGAAATTGATGCAGTAAAAGAAATTAAAATTAAAGAAGGTTTAGTAAGCGTAAAAATTGGAATTTCAAAAGTCGGTTCACCTGAACAAATGAAACTTCAGGGTGAAATCGTAAATGTAATTAAGCAAGCAGGTGCTGATTCAGTTGGATTGCGTTTTGAGCAATTGACGGATGAAGAACTTAGTAAATTGGGGATCGAGGCACCACAAGAAGTTAAATCATTATTAGATGAAGGTGTAAAAACGACTTTTATTGCTGTAACTAGTGGTAAGGGTGGCGTTGGTAAATCAACAGTTTCTGTGAACTTAGCAACTTCTTTAGCCCGTTTAGGCAAAAAAGTAGGAATTATTGATGCGGATATTTATGGCTTTAGTGTTCCTGATATGATGGGTATTGAAGATAAGCCAAAGGTCAAAGGAGAAAGAATTTTTCCAGTAAACCGTTTTGGTGTACAAGTTATTTCAATGGGCTTCTTTGTACATGATAACTCACCAATTATTTGGCGTGGTCCAATGTTAGGGAAGATGTTAAATAACTTCTTTACGCAAGTGGAGTGGGATGATCTAGATTATTTAATCTTAGATTTACCTCCTGGCACAGGTGACGTAGCATTAGATGTCCATCAAATGCTTCCAAGTAGTAAAGAGATCATTGTCACAACACCGCATCCTACGGCAGCATTTGTTGCTGCAAGAGCAGGAGTTATGGCCTTGAAGACGGATCATGAGATCTTAGGTGTTGTTGAAAACATGGCTTACTTTAAAAGTCAGTTAACGGGTGAAAAAGAATTTGTATTTGGTCAAGGTGGCGGAGAGCGTTTAGCAAAAGAATTACAAACGGAAATTCTAGCGCAAATTCCTCTTGGGCAGCCTGAAATTGATGAAAAAGACTTTGCGCCTTCAATTTACGATCCAGAACATCCAATTGGCCAGATCTATATGAAGATGGCTCAAAAGGTTATTAATAAAATTGAACAATAAAAGATCAAAAGACTCAACGCTTAAGAGCGTCGAGTCTTTTTTCTCAGTATTAATTTTGTCCTTCTTCGCCCTGTTTTTCACCTTCAGTTTCTTTTGCCTCTTTCTTCATTTGCTCACTAGCGACTTTCCCTAAAATGTCATTTACCTGTGCTTTAAAGTAAGGACTTTCAAATGCTTCAGCCATAATATTTGT contains the following coding sequences:
- a CDS encoding helix-turn-helix transcriptional regulator — encoded protein: MECSKKIKLEQSYKIDGKKIKLARVEMDWSISKLADESGVTRKTIGEIERGSKVKVRFSTIEQIAATLGKDVNDFRKTLIKQK
- a CDS encoding conserved phage C-terminal domain-containing protein → MKGWIKLHRKLHAHWLYKESRKFSKFEAWLDLLIMANHKEHTFVLGNELIQVKRGEVITSEVKLMDKWKWSKSKVRSFLKLLEKDGMVIKKSDTKKTSITICNYCYYQDIETIKNTTVKPELDFNETEKSLSSDTIKNDNNEMNEDNEKNDEEIPYIEIIDYLNQAADKNYKHNILETRELIKQRWIEGNTLADFKKVIDSMVIDWKHDIKMKSYLRPKTLFSEKFEEYLNRYSNEDLKSKLQYRKKFNW
- a CDS encoding bifunctional 2-polyprenyl-6-hydroxyphenol methylase/3-demethylubiquinol 3-O-methyltransferase UbiG, producing MEADQNNKAWNNGVYQAWINRFGTAEEAAKKIMEDPRKRVGSVLTYMGEKVQGKKIINLLGSNGNKAVALSLLGANVTVVDFSNENEVYAKELAQHSGVQLRYIVSDVLKMPEEELTGDYDIVFMEFGILHYFIDLHPLFQLVSKLLKENGRLVLQDFHPVSTKLISSRGTTAKIRKHKVTGNYFDTSLEEKEVSHSKYLDPNDKNPIMHKVFLRNWTLGEIVTSIADEGLFIKTLEELPNQSSEVFDQGIPKTYTVVAEKRH
- a CDS encoding YsnF/AvaK domain-containing protein — its product is MGKLLLIGAVIGVFLSWVFNFTILLGLILGAFVGGIIYSLNAKRMDHITNKETIQLREEQLDIRKKRVQTGEVKIHKEVVEEQRTFTVPIRREEMVIEAGMDEEIRIPLKEEEIEINKHPVQVNDVSITKRQIEEIEQVKARLKKETAHYEVEGNADVQEITEEER
- the cwlD gene encoding N-acetylmuramoyl-L-alanine amidase CwlD, whose amino-acid sequence is MSKWLKGGAFAAGFLLLLFYIQFQFVSTDSGSLWSLPLSGKIIVIDAGHGGMDGGASSKQGLLEKEVSLEISLILRDYLQEAGALVVMSRVEDTDLADPSTKGVRNRKVQDLKRRVQLVNETGADLFLSLHLNAIPSPRWSGAQTFYNRAIEENEKVAKFIQEEIRTNLENTDRLAKPINNVYLLKHAQIPGALVEVGFLSNPTEAEMLDTKAYQQKVAVSIYQGIMRYFTNEPVPTS
- a CDS encoding ApaLI family restriction endonuclease — encoded protein: MMTKEEKLIEISKIVTEHRSKLQGAIENRMVEMVADSNEHYLVYGALGMPENEHALIDKYQNVGRFVYKYAGSLLERMAQIALGGEAIYITNTISSQPKQFEIDCYTEWDNKAHEIKWRDATTDGDHKNKENNKVKCIVSEGLIPVRVMFFMPERTQARKIQERIISIFKEQGEAYIGEEAFEYIKDYSGIDIKEILNEEMKSLRL
- a CDS encoding site-specific integrase; the protein is MASYQKYTTKQGQLWLFKMDTGIDATTGKRQTTTRRGFKTKKEAQAVATKLKQELESGMLINNNNLTFEEVFKQWFTNHCQTIKPSTKKALQSKFKKHILPRFGKLKIKEITNLYCQKMINEIAQQIKSVNDIKIQANQVFKYALKMELITKNPLAYVSIPRSAKEMLSDDNEDTARTYWRKDEIKQFLKICKLELLLRDYALFHLLIYTGARKGELLALTWNDIDFKNATIRFSKTLTHIDGNFITQTSKTKVSKRLISIDDKSLTLLKKLRTSQLETILATKCAFDDNNMVFTRDDGTPMRLAYPNEKLDILIKKYTLHRITIHGLRHTHASLLFEAGAGIKEVQERLGHSDIQMTMNIYTHVTDTVKEQTAEKFQRYIEL
- a CDS encoding YsnF/AvaK domain-containing protein; this translates as MGFFDLFDENEENRKKVREVDRVADTEFATDEAHLDLREEELDIHKNRVETGDVVLHKDIIEEEQVVNVPVSHDQVVIERRAVDRQPTTEPITDEETVHIPVTAETVEVGKHTVVTGEISAHKRSVEETQQVRDVLHKEVADVETQGTADVISED
- a CDS encoding helix-turn-helix domain-containing protein; the encoded protein is MYGTRIRNLRKEKKLTLKQLSKELGISFTALGNYEREDRQPNFETFEAIANYFDVSIDYLVGRRDVKTLMNTFLITTLKPFRNYSVKNHLK
- a CDS encoding helix-turn-helix domain-containing protein, with protein sequence MNFSFELPKDTIVTNRTELKETIKELVMEMQGEISQEEIMTVREVAGYLKVSVPTIRSMVAKKEIPFYQRGQVIRFNKSDIREWLRRNSELESRG
- a CDS encoding YbaK family protein, yielding MNVITTFEDRRRKKQWNFERQVLRKLSLSTIRGYIHNHFPSVFEHQKTGGSFVEDICVDFAIDSYLLGAEFSRFGYFGESEVSVRRRCQEEYVEHVNLLYHKLSGLLFQNDQDDNFYMLCEAFVLHWWDQGFHEGEKRYRMKLH
- a CDS encoding Mrp/NBP35 family ATP-binding protein — translated: MLTQEQILDALKTVKEPFINKSIVEIDAVKEIKIKEGLVSVKIGISKVGSPEQMKLQGEIVNVIKQAGADSVGLRFEQLTDEELSKLGIEAPQEVKSLLDEGVKTTFIAVTSGKGGVGKSTVSVNLATSLARLGKKVGIIDADIYGFSVPDMMGIEDKPKVKGERIFPVNRFGVQVISMGFFVHDNSPIIWRGPMLGKMLNNFFTQVEWDDLDYLILDLPPGTGDVALDVHQMLPSSKEIIVTTPHPTAAFVAARAGVMALKTDHEILGVVENMAYFKSQLTGEKEFVFGQGGGERLAKELQTEILAQIPLGQPEIDEKDFAPSIYDPEHPIGQIYMKMAQKVINKIEQ